CTATGGCTATGCCGCCGCGAGGGCGGAAGTTCCCGGTCACCATCATCCGCCTGGGCTGCACCGCAGCCACCAGATCATCCAGGATGGTGTTGGTGAGGGTCTCCATGAAACAGGCCTCACCCCGGAAGCTGAAGAGATAGAGCTTGAGCGACTTGGACTCGATGCAGCTCTGGCCAGGCACATACGTGATTGTAATGGAGCCGAAATCCGGCTGGCCCGTTTTGGGGCACAAGCTGGTGAATTCCTCGGTTTCAAAGGTGATCTGGTAGTCGCGTCCCGGGAAACGGTTGGGGAAGGTTTCCAGCAGCCCGGAATCGGCGTGGTCGGGGTATTCGGTTTCCATGTGGCCCAGGTGGGTCAGCTTGGAAACGTCGTCTTTGACTTTCATGAAATGCTCCTTGCCCCGGCCTCTT
This genomic interval from Desulfovibrio sp. contains the following:
- the queF gene encoding NADPH-dependent 7-cyano-7-deazaguanine reductase QueF, with protein sequence MKVKDDVSKLTHLGHMETEYPDHADSGLLETFPNRFPGRDYQITFETEEFTSLCPKTGQPDFGSITITYVPGQSCIESKSLKLYLFSFRGEACFMETLTNTILDDLVAAVQPRRMMVTGNFRPRGGIAIVVEATYEANFQDE